In Bacillus sp. Cs-700, one genomic interval encodes:
- the lysA gene encoding diaminopimelate decarboxylase: MNLYGTSAISEEGHLSVGGVDTVKLSEKYGTALYVYDVAMIREKARAFRNAFEQEKVNYQVAYASKAFSCMAMIQLAEEEGLSLDVVSGGELYTALEAGFPVERIHFHGNNKSEAEIRMALDAKIGCFVVDNFYELTLLEQLAEEKNVVANVLLRITPGIEAHTHDYILTGQEDSKFGFDLQSGQVEQAIVQATSMKAIHLLGLHCHIGSQIFETNGFVMAIEKIYRYLATWFELYGYEPEVLNLGGGFGIRYTEEDHPLPVGDYIEAMVNAVRTQLGNEMRIPEIWIEPGRSLVGEAGLTLYTVGSHKKVPELRHYLAVDGGMTDNLRPALYQAKYEATIANRMNEPKEQVYSVAGKCCESGDMLIWDCTLQRALAGDTMAVFSTGAYGYSMANNYNRLPRPAVVFVENGEAQLVVKRESFEDLIRHDLPLKQAIISK, translated from the coding sequence GTGAATTTATATGGAACGTCAGCAATTTCAGAAGAAGGCCATTTATCAGTTGGAGGCGTTGATACAGTAAAATTAAGTGAAAAATATGGGACGGCCTTATACGTTTATGATGTAGCAATGATTAGAGAGAAAGCGCGAGCATTTCGAAATGCTTTTGAACAGGAGAAGGTCAACTACCAAGTAGCCTATGCTAGTAAAGCATTCTCTTGTATGGCAATGATTCAACTTGCTGAAGAAGAAGGCTTAAGTCTTGATGTGGTTTCAGGTGGAGAACTCTATACAGCTTTAGAAGCAGGGTTTCCGGTAGAACGGATTCACTTTCATGGAAATAACAAAAGTGAAGCGGAAATTCGAATGGCGTTAGATGCGAAAATAGGGTGCTTTGTCGTGGATAACTTTTATGAGCTAACGTTACTTGAACAATTAGCGGAAGAGAAAAATGTGGTTGCAAATGTGCTGTTGCGTATTACGCCTGGAATTGAAGCACATACCCATGACTATATCTTAACTGGACAGGAAGATTCAAAATTTGGTTTTGATTTACAAAGTGGTCAAGTGGAACAAGCGATTGTTCAAGCAACAAGCATGAAAGCTATTCACCTTCTTGGTCTCCATTGCCACATTGGTTCTCAAATTTTTGAAACGAATGGTTTTGTAATGGCTATTGAGAAAATCTATCGTTACCTTGCTACATGGTTTGAACTTTATGGGTATGAGCCAGAAGTTCTTAACCTAGGTGGAGGGTTTGGAATTCGGTATACTGAAGAAGATCATCCACTCCCAGTTGGAGACTATATCGAGGCAATGGTTAATGCAGTACGAACTCAATTAGGTAATGAAATGAGAATCCCAGAAATTTGGATTGAGCCAGGACGTTCACTCGTTGGAGAAGCTGGTTTGACGTTATATACAGTAGGATCACACAAGAAAGTGCCAGAACTTCGTCATTATCTTGCAGTAGATGGAGGAATGACAGATAATTTGCGACCGGCCCTTTATCAAGCAAAGTATGAAGCAACGATTGCAAATCGCATGAATGAACCTAAAGAACAGGTTTATTCAGTTGCAGGAAAATGTTGTGAGTCAGGTGACATGTTAATCTGGGATTGCACATTACAACGCGCCTTAGCAGGAGATACGATGGCTGTATTTTCAACGGGTGCGTACGGGTATTCTATGGCAAATAACTATAACAGACTACCTCGACCAGCGGTGGTTTTTGTAGAAAATGGAGAAGCACAACTTGTCGTGAAGAGAGAATCTTTTGAGGATTTAATTCGTCATGACCTTCCATTAAAACAAGCGATTATTTCAAAATAA